Genomic segment of Oncorhynchus keta strain PuntledgeMale-10-30-2019 chromosome 12, Oket_V2, whole genome shotgun sequence:
GTTCCACGTATTCAActagtgtgtgtgagcgtacacCCACTCACCCCATGGGCCACCACATCTTTGTCTGCGATGTCGATGGGAAtcacctccactgtcttccacGTAGGACCATCCAAGTCGTGCACGTTTTCTAGAGTTCCCATGTCAGGTTTGTGCCACGTCTCAATCTTTATCAGGAAGTCATCTTTCATATACTCGttctggagggagaggaggagaaaagaaaaGTGAGCAATGAAAGAAAAGGAGACAAATCGAATTTCTGTCCATGTTTTAATCTAGCCTGGCAAAGCATAAATTCATTCTTGCTGATGTGGGTCAGGATGGCGGCCATGTTGGGTGTACCATTCCAAATGGTTGATAAGTTGATTCTATGGATTCTGTGGTGGGAAAGAAACTAATTCCAAGAAGGCTTTAGTGTTCACTTCCTCTATATAGTGGCCTTAAAATGTCAGCCAATTGCAAGCTTGAGAATGCCTTGAATGGAGAACCAATGGGAATCTCATACTGAGAAAGTCTTGCATGGAGTCCTGGGATGCCTAAGGCCTATTTAAACCCCACAGCTAAGCTAATTAACTGATTATCTGTTTGGGCTTGTGGGTGCAGTCTAATGCTACAGTATGTTGTTGAATAGTACTAGTCACTGGTCATTTCCCACACCTGTCCAGTAAACCCTTTACATACTGCACAGAGAAGTGATTTATTACTGGCTCATTATCTTTCGGACACTAAAAACCTTGCTAGGCAGAAATCTAGTTCCCTCTGGTTTGGCTTTAAAGATCCTATCACTCCTCTATCTTAAGACATATAGGCTGTGAGAACTGGTTAGAACCTGTTCTCATTCGTATGTTTTTTTTCTATGGAAGTGGAACCAATTACCCCTTATCTCTTTTGTAAGCTCGCCTCCCCCTTGGAGGGGTAAGCAGTTCATTGTGTAAATTACTTATATAAAGACTGATTGTAAAACATCTTTGCGATCCGCTGTGGTATATGCTGAGAATTCCTTTTCCAGTATGTCCTGAAGGTTACTCTCCGGGTTCATCCTGAGAGTGATCTTCCTTGCAATTGCTTGAATAAACCTCTTATTGCTGATAGATGACTTCTGCCTAATTCCTCAAACAAGTTTTCCCTCAACAGGCTGAAACGGCATGGCTggttagtgcactacttcacTCTGCCTGTGGTGTGATAGCATTAGcaacatagctagctacacaacGCCACCACGCCATAAGTCACTAATGGGATCGAGTGTCTCAAATACATTCACACAACAAACCTAGCCCACACAGACAATAGATGGGGGAATAtgagaaagggagatacctagtcagttgcacaagaACGCatttcaaccaaaatgtgtcttccgcatttaactcaacccctcaatcagagaggtgagggggggcTGCTTTAATCAACGTCATCGGCGCCCGTATAGCAGTTTTTGgggattaactgccttgctcaagggcagaagaGCAGACTTTCCCACCTTgccggctcagggattcgaaccagcgacctttccgttactggcccaacgctcttaaccgcaaGGCCCcagtgtgcatgtgtttgtgtcagtTCACTCACAACTCACCGTTATAACTGCCGAAGATGGAGAAAACAAGCAACAGAAGAAAAAGGGAAACAGATTACTTTCAATAAAATAATCAGTGATAAATTACAATGTAGGCCAGTACCCTGCCAGAAGATGCCGACCCTACCGTTATGCTTGTTAATACTGAGCGCAATCATGGTTACATTAAGACACATTTGAACCCGACGTGCGATATGGGATGGAAAACGTACCTCAATGCAGGGATCGGATATGCCACTGTACTCCAAATTGTACCTTTATCCACACTGCTACGACGAGAAGACTGAAATACTGCTATCATTTTGCAATGGCAGTGTCGGCCAATCAGCTCCTTTTGTTCAACGTGACCTGCCATTCCATAATGGCTGCTGTGGGTACTGCTAGCTAGCATGAGGATGAAAGAAAAGCAGTTTTTCTTCGTGATGGAGCAGTGTGGATAAAGGTAACATTTGGAGTACAGTGGCATATCCCATCCCTGCATTGAGGTACGTTTTCCGTCCCATATCTTGCACTGGCTCCAGTGTCTTAATGTAATCATGATTACGTTCCAACCCCAGTGCAGCTGATTGTAAACCAACGTAACAGTAGGGTTGGTATCTTCTTGCAAGCCAGTCCCAATCAGAGATGAGTTGAGTGTTTAAACTAGAGTTCTGGTACTCACCGGTGCGACAGTATGGGTAGGCATTCCAGGCTTTTTCATGGAAAACTAATGCTCCCTCTGGTGCAATATACCTCAACCAGCCTGGGACTTTactgcaaagagagagagagacaggagtcaaTCAGCTGAGTGTGtatggctgcatttacacaggcagtccaACTCggatcttttgaccaatcagatcatcGCTTTGCCAATAATTGACTCTTGGCTAAGCCCCACCCCT
This window contains:
- the LOC127906361 gene encoding phosphatidylinositol transfer protein 2-like isoform X1, whose translation is MAGGIVMLKDHVKMSLQEGCHMREEDVFPYQVGQLFTVAEASKNETGGGEGIEVLINEPYEEEGEKGQYTHKVYHLKSKVPGWLRYIAPEGALVFHEKAWNAYPYCRTASSTHSSHYGMAGHVEQKELIGRHCHCKMIAVFQSSRRSSVDKGTIWSTVAYPIPALRYVFHPISHVGFKCVLM
- the LOC127906361 gene encoding phosphatidylinositol transfer protein beta isoform-like isoform X3 produces the protein MSSLRVILPISVQEYQVGQLFTVAEASKNETGGGEGIEVLINEPYEEEGEKGQYTHKVYHLKSKVPGWLRYIAPEGALVFHEKAWNAYPYCRTASSTHSSHYGMAGHVEQKELIGRHCHCKMIAVFQSSRRSSVDKGTIWSTVAYPIPALRYVFHPISHVGFKCVLM
- the LOC127906361 gene encoding phosphatidylinositol transfer protein beta isoform-like isoform X2 — its product is MVLIKEYRVILPISVQEYQVGQLFTVAEASKNETGGGEGIEVLINEPYEEEGEKGQYTHKVYHLKSKVPGWLRYIAPEGALVFHEKAWNAYPYCRTASSTHSSHYGMAGHVEQKELIGRHCHCKMIAVFQSSRRSSVDKGTIWSTVAYPIPALRYVFHPISHVGFKCVLM